One Brevibacillus choshinensis genomic window carries:
- the abc-f gene encoding ribosomal protection-like ABC-F family protein, translating into MLLLEARHIEKSYGDRVIFRADKLEVMNGDRIGIVGPNGAGKTTLLMILSGEVQADSGTVSAFADCALIRQLELAEQEGTSSKGRQKWGVSQVHDSLSGGEHVRLKIASALERQAPLLFADEPTSHLDLSGIRQLEESLDSYPGAVLLISHDRELLNTLCTRIWEVEHGAVTEYKGNYSAYRKQKEQKKEREWVEYDAYQKEKKRLIQAVFEKKQHARSMKDAPKRMSNSEAKLHKMQAQGKREKVEQSAKALESRLAQLEEKEKPKELARVQFDLHQEGEFRGRTAIHCNQVKVQAGSRTLFTDLAFRVQRGQKVALIGANGSGKSTLLSIIAQKAEGISVSPGIRLGYFNQTLTILDQELSILQNVKKDSRYPESTIRTALARLLFQGDAVHKQVSLLSGGERVKVALAKVFFGDYHVLLLDEPTNYLDIPTQEELELLLADFPGAILFATHDRKLMAGLADAVLSFDEPEPLLFSGGYQEYQEAKNRKGTRDEKAEQILLLETRLTDLISRLSVPTLPAEDKERLDREYEETLTQLQMWKRSAK; encoded by the coding sequence ATGCTTTTACTGGAAGCGCGCCATATCGAAAAAAGCTACGGGGATCGCGTCATTTTCCGGGCAGATAAATTGGAAGTGATGAATGGAGATCGTATTGGCATCGTCGGGCCAAATGGGGCAGGGAAGACTACGCTGCTCATGATTTTGTCGGGGGAGGTGCAGGCGGACAGCGGCACGGTTTCTGCCTTTGCGGATTGTGCTCTTATTCGTCAATTGGAGCTGGCAGAGCAGGAAGGTACCTCAAGCAAAGGGCGTCAGAAATGGGGAGTGTCACAGGTCCACGACTCCCTGAGCGGGGGAGAGCATGTGCGACTGAAGATTGCTTCCGCGCTTGAGAGGCAGGCCCCCTTGCTGTTTGCGGACGAACCGACCAGCCATCTGGACTTATCCGGGATCAGGCAGTTGGAGGAATCCCTCGATTCCTACCCAGGGGCAGTTTTGCTCATTTCGCATGACCGGGAGCTGCTCAATACCCTATGCACGCGGATATGGGAGGTCGAGCATGGAGCGGTGACCGAATACAAGGGGAATTACTCTGCTTACCGCAAGCAAAAGGAACAGAAAAAGGAGAGGGAATGGGTCGAGTACGATGCGTACCAAAAGGAGAAGAAACGGCTGATTCAGGCTGTGTTTGAAAAGAAGCAGCATGCGAGGAGTATGAAGGATGCTCCCAAGCGTATGAGCAATTCCGAAGCAAAATTGCACAAGATGCAGGCCCAGGGAAAGCGGGAAAAGGTGGAGCAATCAGCCAAAGCCCTGGAGAGCCGACTGGCGCAGCTGGAAGAGAAGGAGAAGCCAAAAGAGCTGGCACGTGTGCAGTTTGACCTCCATCAGGAAGGCGAATTCCGGGGGAGAACCGCGATTCATTGCAATCAGGTAAAGGTGCAGGCAGGTTCGCGTACTTTGTTTACAGATCTCGCATTCCGTGTGCAGAGAGGGCAAAAGGTGGCGCTCATCGGGGCGAACGGGAGCGGGAAATCCACACTCCTTTCCATAATTGCCCAAAAGGCAGAGGGCATCTCCGTGTCCCCGGGAATTCGGCTGGGGTATTTCAATCAGACCTTAACGATTCTCGATCAGGAGCTGTCCATTTTGCAGAACGTAAAGAAAGACAGCCGTTATCCGGAGTCTACGATTCGTACGGCCCTTGCGCGGTTATTGTTTCAAGGAGATGCCGTCCATAAACAAGTATCTCTTCTCAGCGGCGGTGAAAGGGTGAAAGTGGCGCTGGCAAAAGTGTTTTTTGGGGATTATCATGTGCTGCTGCTCGATGAACCGACCAACTATCTGGATATCCCGACACAGGAGGAGCTGGAGCTGCTTTTAGCCGACTTTCCGGGTGCAATCCTGTTTGCCACACACGATCGAAAGCTGATGGCTGGCTTGGCAGACGCTGTACTTTCATTTGATGAGCCCGAGCCACTCCTTTTCTCAGGCGGGTACCAGGAGTATCAGGAGGCAAAGAATCGAAAAGGAACGCGGGATGAGAAAGCGGAGCAGATCCTCCTGCTGGAAACGAGGCTGACCGATCTGATAAGCAGGCTATCTGTACCGACCTTGCCAGCGGAGGATAAAGAGAGGTTGGATCGAGAATACGAAGAGACGTTAACGCAGCTGCAGATGTGGAAGCGTTCAGCGAAGTAA
- the gyrA gene encoding DNA gyrase subunit A: MAEETARFPKVDISQEMKESFISYAMSVIVSRALPDVRDGLKPVHRRILYAMHDMGLTPDKAFRKSANTVGEVMANYHPHGDSSIYEAMVRMAQDFNMRYMLVEGQGNFGSVDGDPAAAMRYTESRFSKIALELLRDIDKETVNFAPNYDGRKEEPVVMPSRFPNLLVNGSGGIAVGMATNIPPHNLTEVIDGVTAMIDNPNITIPELMKIIKGPDFPTAGEILGYSGIRRAYETGRGSIIMRAKTLIEEEKGKPRIIVTEIPYQVNKARLVEKIAELVREKKIEGITDLRDESDRKGMRIVMELRRDVIPKVVLNNLFKHTQMQTTFGVNMLALVDGRPRVLNLRDMLYYYLQHQREIIRRRTEFDLKQAEARAHILEGLRIALDHIDEIISLIRASQTTEEARDGLMANYSLSYEQAQAILDMRLQRLTGLEREKIENEYQELMAKIAELRSILADEGKIYGIIRDELNEIKEKFGDDRRTVITIDENHIEDADLIPEEDVVITLTHDGYIKRTPVSTYRAQKRGGRGIQGLGTKDDDFVEHLYITNSHDYIMFFTSKGKVYRLKGFEIPDLSRTAKGTPIINLIQIEKGERVSAVIPVKEFDQERFLFFATKKGIIKKTTLESYENIRKGGLIAVNLREDDELIGVRLTDGNQEIIMGTKNGMSVRYKESDVRTMGRNATGVKGITLDDDDDVIDMDVIKPNAEVLIVTANGYGKRTPVEEYRIQSRGGKGIKTHNVTERSGHVVGLKVVEPEEDLMIITTSGIIIRTEMKGISVMGRYTQGVKLIRLGENEQVGSVAKCPPNEDDEELEDQLGEEEVINQGEEDQDFEHDQNPDDSNEPEPTEEE; this comes from the coding sequence ATGGCAGAAGAAACTGCTCGGTTTCCCAAAGTCGATATTAGCCAAGAGATGAAAGAGTCGTTCATCAGCTATGCGATGAGCGTTATCGTGAGTCGGGCATTGCCTGATGTTCGAGACGGACTCAAGCCTGTACACAGGCGCATTTTGTATGCCATGCATGACATGGGCCTTACTCCTGACAAAGCATTCCGCAAATCGGCAAACACGGTCGGGGAAGTAATGGCAAACTACCATCCACATGGTGACTCTTCGATCTATGAAGCGATGGTCCGGATGGCACAAGATTTTAACATGCGTTACATGCTGGTAGAAGGTCAAGGGAACTTCGGTTCTGTCGACGGTGACCCGGCAGCGGCGATGCGTTATACCGAGTCGCGCTTTTCAAAGATTGCCTTGGAGCTTTTGCGCGATATTGATAAAGAAACGGTCAACTTCGCACCGAACTACGACGGTCGCAAAGAAGAACCAGTTGTTATGCCTTCCCGGTTCCCGAACCTTTTGGTCAATGGATCGGGGGGTATTGCCGTTGGGATGGCGACGAATATCCCGCCGCATAATCTGACGGAGGTCATCGATGGCGTGACTGCCATGATCGACAACCCGAACATCACCATTCCGGAGCTCATGAAGATCATCAAAGGGCCAGACTTCCCTACAGCTGGAGAAATTCTCGGCTATAGCGGGATTCGTCGTGCCTATGAAACCGGCCGCGGTTCGATCATCATGCGCGCCAAAACATTGATTGAAGAAGAAAAAGGAAAGCCGCGCATCATTGTGACGGAGATTCCTTATCAAGTCAACAAAGCTAGACTCGTGGAGAAGATCGCGGAGCTGGTTCGTGAAAAGAAAATCGAAGGCATCACCGACCTGCGCGATGAGTCCGACCGCAAAGGGATGCGTATCGTCATGGAATTGCGCCGTGATGTGATTCCAAAGGTTGTCTTGAACAACCTGTTCAAGCACACGCAAATGCAGACTACTTTTGGTGTGAACATGCTGGCTCTCGTAGATGGCCGCCCTCGCGTCCTGAATCTAAGAGATATGCTGTACTACTATTTGCAGCATCAGCGTGAAATTATCCGCAGACGTACGGAATTCGATCTGAAGCAGGCTGAGGCACGCGCTCACATCCTGGAAGGTTTGCGTATCGCGCTCGATCATATCGATGAGATCATCAGCCTGATCCGTGCTTCCCAGACAACGGAAGAAGCGCGCGATGGACTGATGGCCAACTACAGCTTGAGCTACGAACAGGCACAGGCGATTCTCGACATGCGTCTGCAACGCCTGACCGGCTTGGAGCGGGAGAAAATCGAGAATGAGTACCAGGAACTGATGGCCAAAATCGCGGAATTGCGCTCGATTCTTGCTGACGAAGGCAAAATTTACGGCATCATTCGCGATGAGCTGAACGAAATCAAAGAGAAATTCGGAGATGATCGTCGCACAGTTATTACGATCGACGAGAATCATATTGAAGATGCCGATTTGATTCCGGAAGAAGATGTGGTCATTACCTTGACCCATGATGGATATATCAAGCGTACCCCTGTATCCACTTACCGCGCGCAAAAACGCGGAGGCCGGGGAATTCAAGGACTTGGTACCAAAGATGACGACTTCGTCGAGCATCTTTACATCACCAATTCGCATGATTACATCATGTTCTTTACGAGCAAGGGCAAGGTATACCGCCTGAAGGGCTTTGAGATTCCGGATCTCAGCCGTACAGCAAAGGGTACGCCGATCATCAACCTGATTCAGATTGAAAAAGGTGAGCGTGTGAGCGCGGTGATTCCAGTCAAGGAATTCGACCAGGAGCGCTTCCTGTTCTTTGCGACCAAAAAAGGAATTATCAAAAAGACGACGCTCGAATCGTACGAGAACATCCGCAAGGGCGGATTGATCGCGGTCAACCTGCGTGAGGATGACGAGCTGATCGGAGTTCGTCTGACAGATGGCAACCAAGAGATCATCATGGGTACCAAGAATGGTATGTCTGTTCGTTACAAGGAAAGTGACGTTCGTACAATGGGACGTAACGCTACCGGCGTAAAAGGTATTACCTTGGATGACGACGATGATGTCATCGACATGGATGTCATCAAGCCGAATGCCGAAGTGTTGATCGTAACCGCAAATGGTTATGGCAAGCGGACGCCAGTAGAGGAATACCGTATTCAATCTCGTGGCGGTAAAGGGATCAAAACGCACAATGTAACTGAACGAAGCGGCCATGTCGTCGGTCTGAAAGTAGTGGAACCGGAAGAAGACTTGATGATTATCACCACTTCTGGAATCATTATTCGTACGGAGATGAAGGGTATTTCCGTAATGGGACGTTACACGCAGGGGGTCAAACTGATTCGTCTGGGTGAAAACGAGCAGGTCGGTTCTGTTGCCAAGTGCCCGCCGAACGAGGATGATGAAGAGCTTGAGGATCAACTAGGCGAAGAGGAAGTCATCAACCAGGGTGAAGAGGATCAGGATTTTGAGCATGATCAAAACCCGGATGATTCTAATGAACCTGAGCCAACGGAAGAAGAATAG
- a CDS encoding HD-GYP domain-containing protein — MPFVDVKQLTIGAKLAEEVHTPLGGLLFTKGTTLFEKDKEYLEAFMVQQVLIEESNEATIPSQADQKEVDPPIVKVQVVKEKPAVFQQSFEKAVSTLKNLLIRVQGGDNIPVMEVREVVAPIVTQFQSQPQVMLSLRHFAKLDSYAYEHAIAVGIISYMIAKWIKVPEKEWMQVALAGTLLDVGKTKIDRRILQKPGKLTPDEFEEMKKHTVYGYQIIKASHGLSEGVALAALQHHEREDGSGYPLGLPGSKLHLYSKIVAVADMYHAMCSDRIYQKAQSPYLVVEQLVQDSFGKLDPGIVRAFVDGITQFAAGTIVELSDGAIGKIVFTDRNHPTRPMVETSGKIVNLAEARHLSIVKVMEQ; from the coding sequence GTGCCCTTCGTGGACGTGAAACAACTGACCATTGGAGCAAAATTAGCGGAAGAAGTACATACGCCATTAGGCGGTTTGCTATTTACAAAAGGTACGACTCTTTTCGAAAAGGATAAGGAGTATCTGGAGGCTTTTATGGTCCAGCAGGTGCTCATTGAGGAATCAAATGAAGCGACGATTCCCTCTCAAGCGGATCAAAAAGAAGTGGATCCGCCTATTGTTAAAGTACAGGTAGTCAAAGAGAAGCCAGCAGTGTTTCAGCAATCGTTTGAGAAAGCAGTTTCTACGCTTAAAAACCTGTTGATCCGCGTGCAGGGCGGTGACAATATTCCAGTCATGGAAGTGAGAGAGGTCGTCGCACCAATTGTTACCCAGTTCCAGTCGCAACCGCAGGTGATGCTTTCCTTGCGTCACTTTGCCAAGCTGGACAGCTATGCCTATGAGCATGCCATTGCTGTCGGGATTATTTCATACATGATCGCCAAATGGATCAAAGTTCCGGAAAAAGAGTGGATGCAGGTAGCGTTGGCAGGTACGCTCTTGGATGTAGGAAAAACCAAAATAGATCGTCGGATTTTGCAAAAACCGGGAAAGCTGACGCCAGATGAGTTTGAAGAAATGAAGAAGCATACCGTGTACGGCTATCAGATCATCAAGGCGTCGCATGGACTGAGCGAAGGGGTAGCCCTCGCAGCTTTGCAGCACCATGAGCGGGAGGATGGCTCTGGATATCCACTGGGGCTGCCGGGCTCCAAGCTGCATTTGTACAGCAAGATTGTCGCTGTGGCTGATATGTATCATGCCATGTGTTCGGATCGTATCTACCAGAAAGCCCAATCCCCTTATTTGGTGGTAGAGCAGCTCGTTCAAGACAGCTTCGGAAAACTGGACCCAGGCATTGTCCGCGCGTTTGTCGATGGGATTACACAATTCGCAGCAGGGACCATCGTGGAGCTTAGCGACGGTGCAATTGGAAAGATCGTCTTTACGGACCGCAACCATCCGACGAGGCCGATGGTAGAGACCAGTGGTAAAATTGTTAATTTGGCTGAAGCAAGGCACTTGTCGATCGTAAAAGTGATGGAGCAATAA
- a CDS encoding MFS transporter: MKEEHSLWTKEFVILALSNFMLFVAFQMLIPTLPVYITDKGGDQLAVGLVVSLFTVSALLVRPFTGKALDSMGRRPVLLSGLGIFLLAVCGYYWMASVALVLALRFVHGIGWGIVTTTYGTIVSDIIPAARRGEGMGYFGMFTNLAMAVGPLIGLSVSQAWGYGWLFGVSGGLTALAMILSRLVEIKAPIAATHPGSAVSGGLFEKKALFPALLALLTGVMYGGIVSFITLFGKEVGIENVGLYFLFNALSLMLIRPLSGKLFDRKGPFWVLMPGGVITGIAVLVLSYSTTEVGLIAAAILFGVGAGAVQPSLQAWTIQRVDPSRRGAATGTFFSAFDLGIGGGAMILGAIAKYTGFALMYRYSMLVMVLYLVIYLVYAVRQSKKATAPKAVSS, encoded by the coding sequence TTGAAGGAAGAACATTCATTATGGACCAAGGAGTTTGTCATACTCGCACTCTCCAATTTTATGCTGTTCGTTGCATTTCAAATGCTCATACCGACACTGCCGGTGTATATAACCGATAAGGGCGGCGATCAATTGGCCGTGGGGCTGGTCGTCAGTCTGTTTACCGTCTCCGCATTGCTGGTTCGACCGTTTACTGGGAAAGCATTGGATTCGATGGGGAGACGCCCCGTTCTGTTGAGCGGGCTTGGGATCTTTTTGCTGGCCGTTTGCGGGTACTACTGGATGGCCAGCGTCGCGCTGGTTTTGGCTCTGCGTTTTGTGCACGGGATTGGCTGGGGCATCGTCACGACGACCTACGGGACGATCGTATCTGACATCATTCCGGCTGCGCGTCGAGGTGAGGGAATGGGGTATTTCGGGATGTTCACCAACCTCGCGATGGCAGTAGGGCCGTTAATCGGGCTGTCGGTGTCCCAAGCCTGGGGGTACGGCTGGCTGTTTGGCGTATCCGGTGGTTTGACTGCGCTTGCGATGATCTTGTCCCGTTTGGTTGAGATCAAAGCCCCGATTGCGGCCACACATCCGGGATCGGCAGTGAGCGGAGGTCTGTTTGAGAAAAAGGCGCTGTTCCCCGCACTGCTGGCTTTGCTCACCGGGGTGATGTACGGCGGAATCGTGAGCTTTATCACGCTGTTCGGGAAAGAAGTAGGGATCGAGAATGTTGGACTGTACTTTCTGTTCAATGCGCTCTCCCTGATGCTGATCCGTCCCCTTTCCGGAAAGCTTTTTGATCGAAAGGGGCCATTCTGGGTGTTGATGCCAGGTGGAGTGATTACAGGCATCGCGGTCCTGGTATTGTCTTATAGTACGACAGAGGTAGGCTTGATTGCGGCGGCTATCTTGTTTGGGGTCGGAGCGGGGGCCGTGCAGCCTTCTCTCCAGGCGTGGACGATTCAGCGGGTAGATCCATCCAGACGCGGTGCCGCTACGGGCACCTTCTTTTCCGCCTTTGACCTGGGGATTGGGGGAGGCGCCATGATTTTGGGCGCGATAGCCAAGTACACCGGATTTGCGCTCATGTACCGCTACTCCATGCTAGTCATGGTTCTGTATCTGGTGATTTATCTCGTTTACGCAGTCCGGCAATCCAAAAAAGCTACAGCACCCAAAGCGGTTTCCTCCTGA